The genomic region GTGATCGACCAGGTGGCGGCCGTTATAATCCTTCAACACGCGCTCGAGACCGAGCGCGCCGCCGGCTCCCCACCCGGTGCTCTCGTCCCGAGGAACCGAGTCGATCCTGACCGACACGCCTGAGACCGATCCCACCCGACGCGCCACGGCGGCCGCGGGTGGAGGTGGCGACCCCTTCGAGAGCCTCTTCGGCGACCAGGCCGCGGACTCCCCGGCCCCGACGCACGCGGCCGCTCCCGCCCCGGATCCCTCGCCCGCTCCTCGCGGCGACGGACCCGGCATCGGCACCGGCGCCCCCAAGACGCGACGCGAGCTCCGCGCGCTGCGCGAGGCGGCGGAGGCGCAGGCGGGGACTCCCGCACCGGACGACGCACCACGACGCACGGTGGCCGACGAGCGTCCCGCTGCGCGCGAGACCGCGCCGCTCGCCTCCGCCGGCGCTCCGCGTCCCGCGTCCGAGGAGCGTCCTCGCGTCGAGGCGGCCGCCGCGAGCGCTGCCCGGACCACCCCGACCCCCCTCACGCCGACCCGCAGGACGGCGGACGACGGCCGCGGCGCACCGCCGCCCCGCGCGGCCCCCGTCGCCCCGAAGCCGAAGCGCCGCCACCCGAAGTGGCCGTACGTCGTGGTCCTGCTCATCGCGCTGTTCGGCGGAGCCGCGGTCATCGCCACGTCGCTCTTCGGCCCGGTCGTGACGGCGCTCCTCACGCCCGCCGAGCCCACCGACTACGACGGCGACGGATCCGGCGAGGTGCAGGTCGTCGTCAAGACGGGCGACACGGGCAGCACCATCGGCGACACGCTCGCCGCGCAGGACGTCGTGAAGACGTCGAAGGCGTTCTACCGGGCCGTCGTCGCCTCGGGCGGCGAGGTCGTGTTCCAGCCGGGGACCTACACGCTGCGGAAGCAGATGAGCGCGGCGTCCGCGCTGGCGCTGCTGCAGGATCCGTCGAGCCAGAGCCAGGCCATGGTCACCATCCCCGAGGGGCAGACCGCCGCGCAGGCGTTCGAGCTCATCGCGGAGGGCACCGGCACGCCCGTCGCCGACCTGGAGGGCGCGGCCGCGGATCGCGCCGCGCTGGGCATCCCCGCCGAGGCGCCGAACATCGAGGGCTACCTCTTCCCGGCCACGTACGACTTCCCTCCCGGCACCTCCGCGACGGACATGGTCAAGGCGATGGTGAGCCGCACCTTCCAGGCGCTCGACCAGGCCGGCGTCGCACCCGCCGACCGGCACCGCGTGCTCACGCTCGCCGCGCTCATCCAGAAGGAGGCCCGCTTCGAGGGGGACTTCTACAAGGTGTCGCGCGTGTTCCAGAACCGCATCGCGATCGGCATGCCGCTGCAGTCGGACGCGACCGTCGCGTACGGGGCGAACTCGGTCGGCCGGGTCACGACCACCGATGCCGAGCGCGCGGACGACAACCCGTGGAACACGTACGTGCACCCGGGCCTGCCCGTCGGCCCCATCTCGAACCCGGGCGACCTCGCGATCAAGGCGGCGCTGGCGCCCGCGGACGGCCCGTGGCTGTACTTCGTCACGGTCAACACCATCACGGGCGACACCGTGTTCTCGCAGACGTACGAGGAGCACGAGAAGGCCGTCGCGCAGTGGCAGCAGTTCATGAAGGACAACCCGGGCAATGGCTGATCCGCGGACGCCGGCCGTGCGGCTGGCGGTCCTCGGCAGCCCCATCGCGCACTCGCTCTCGCCGCGGCTGCACGCGGCGGCGTACCGGGTGCTCGGGCTCGACTGGTCCTACGAGGCGGTCGAGTGCACGGGAGCGGATCTGGGCGCGTTCGTCGCGGTCCTCGGATCGGGCTGGCGCGGCCTCTCGCTCACGATGCCGCTGAAGCGCGACGTGCTGCCGCTCCTCGATGCGCTCGACGACACGGCCCGCCTCGCGGGCGCGGCGAACACGCTGCTCTTGGAGGAGGACGGCGACGGCGGGACGCGGCGTCGCGGCGCGAACACGGACGTCCCGGGGATCGTGCGCGCGTTCGGGATGGCCGGCGTCGAGCGGTGCGGGCGGGCGGTGGTGCTGGGCGCTGGATCCACCGCGCGCTCGGCGGTCGTCGCGCTGGCCCGGATGGGCGCGCGCGAGGTCGTCGTCGCGGCCCGCCGCCCGGCGCAGGGCCGGGAGCTCGCGCCCCTGGCCGACGAGCTGGGCCTCGCGCTCCGCGCCGTGCCGCTCGACGACGCGCCGGGCGCGCTCCGCGACGCCGACACCGTGGTCAGCACCCTCCCGGGCGACGCCGCCGCGACCGTGCCGTTGCCCGCTGCCGTGCCCGAGGCGACCGTGCTCCTCGACGTCACCTACGCGCCCTGGCCCACCGGCATCGCCACCGGGTGGGAGCGCGCGGGTGGGCGCGTCGTGCCGGGGATCGACATGCTCGTGCAGCAGGCGCTCGGCCAGGTGAGGCTGTTCGTCGCCGGGGACGCCGAGCTGCCGCTGCCCGACGAGGAGCGGGTGCTCGCGGCGATGCTCGCGAGCGTCGGCCGGGATCCGCGGAGGCCCTGGACGGGAGCCTGAGCCGCGGGGCCGACCCTGCCGCTGTGGGAGGCCGTCGACGGGAGCCCGGCCCGCGGGACCGACCCTGCCGCTGTGGGAGGCCGTCGACGGGAGCCCGGCCCGCGGGACCGACCCTGCCGCTGTGGGAGGATGGGGCCATGCTGCGTTGGCTCACCGCCGGGGAATCCCACGGCCCCGAACTCATCGCCGTCCTGGAGGGCCTGCCCGCGGGCGTGCCCGTCAGCCTCGACGGCATCCGCGCCGACCTCGCCCGTCGCAAGCTCGGCTACGGCCGCGGCGCGCGCATGGCGTTCGAGCAGGATGAGTTGCGCCTCTCGACCGGCGTCGTCCACGGGCGCACGCTCGGCAGCCCCATCGCCGTGCGCATCGGCAACACCGAGTGGCCCAAGTGGGTCGACGTCATGAGCCCCGAGCCGGTGGATCCGGAGAAGCTGCAGGGCGCGCGCGCCGCGGCCCTCACGCGTCCCCGCCCCGGCCATGCCGACCTGGTGGGCATGCAGAAGTACGACTTCGAAGAGGCGCGCCCCGTGCTCGAGCGCGCGAGCGCCCGCGAGACGGCGGCCCGTGTCGCGCTCGGCGCCGTGGCGCGCGCGTTCCTCGCCGAGCTCGGGATCACGCTCGTCAGCCACACGCTCGCCATCGGCCCCGTCCGCGTGCCCGAGGGCGCGCCGCTGCCGACGCCGGCCGACGTGGACGCGCTCGACGCGGATCCGCTGCGCTGCTTCCACGCCGAGACGAGCGCCCGCATGGTCGCCGAGGTCGACGACACCAAGTCCAGCGGCGACACGGTCGGCGGGGTCGTCGAGGTCCTCGCCTACGACCTGCCGCCGGGCCTCGGCTCGCACGTGCACTGGGACCGCCGCCTCGACTCGAAGCTCGCTGCCGCGCTCATGGGCATCCAGGCGATCAAGGGCGTCGAGGTCGGCGACGGCTTCCTCACCACCACGCGCCGCGGATCCGAGGCGCACGACGAGCTGTTCTCCACGGACGCCGGCATCGGCCGGTCCACGGACCGCGCGGGGGGCACCGAGGGCGGCATGTCGACGGGCACGGTCCTCCGCGTCCGCGCCGGCATGAAGCCCATCGCGACCGTGCCGCGCGCCCTCCGCACCATCGACACCGCCACGGGCGGCGCGGCCCCCGCGAACCACCAGCGCTCCGACGTGTGCGCGGTGCCCGCCGCGGGAGTGGTCGCCGAGGCCATGGTCGCGCTGACGCTCGCCGACGCCGTGCTGGAGAAGTTCGGGGGCGACTCCGTGGGCGAGACCCTGCGGAACCTCCGCGGCTACCTCGACGCGATCCCCGAGGGCCGCCGCACGGGTGCCGATCTCGTGGACGAGGCGGACGCCGCGCCGCCGGCTCCTCCCGAGGCCTGAGCGTGCCGGTCGTCCTGATCGGCCCGCCCGGCGCGGGCAAGACCACGGTCGGCCGTCGCGTCGCGAAGGCGCTGGGCGTGCCGTTCACGGACACCGACCGCGCCATCGTCGCGGCGCACGGATCCATCGCCGACATCTTCCGCGAGCACGGCGAGCCGCGGTTCCGCGAGCTCGAGCGCTCCGCGGTCGCCGCCGCCCTCGCGGAGGACGGCGTCGTCTCGCTCGGCGGGGGAGCCGTCCTCGATGCCGCGACGCGCGCCGACCTCGCGTCGTGCGGGGTCGTGCTCCTCACCGTCAGCGAGCACGCCGTGCGCGCGCGGATCCGCGGCCACGACCGCCCGCTCGTCGACGGCCTCGACAGCTGGCGCCGCATCGTCGCCGACCGCGAGGAGCTCTACCGCTCGCTCGCCGACCTGACCATCGACACCTCCGACCGCCCGCTCCCGCGCATCGCCCGCGAGATCGAGCGCTTCGCCCGGGAGAGGCAGCCATGACCGAACCGACCCCCACCGAGACCGCCCGGACCGCCGCCGCCGCGACGCCGCCGGCCGCCGAGCCCGACGCGCCCACCGTGATCCACGTGTCCGGCACGCCCGGCTACGACGTCACCGTGGGCCGCGGCCTCGTCCAGGGCGTGGGCGCGCTGCTCGGCCCGCGCGTGCGCAAGGTGCTCATCGTGCACGCGCCCGCCCTCGCCGAGGAGGCGTCTCGGTTGCGCGAGCGCCTGCAGGGCGACGTGGAGGTGTACCTCGCGGAGGTGCCCGACGCCGAGGGCGCCAAGCGCGTCGAGGTCGCCGCGTTCTGCTGGAAGATCATGGGAACCACCGACTTCACGCGCTCCGACGCCGTCATCACGCTCGGCGGCGGCGCCACGACCGACCTCGGCGGCTTCGTCGCGGCGACGTGGCTGCGCGGCGTGATGCTCATCCAGATCCCGACGACCGTGCTCGCCATGGTCGACGCGGCCGTCGGCGGGAAGACCGGCATCAACACGTCCGAGGGCAAGAACCTCGTCGGCGCCTTCTACGCGCCGACCGCCGTGATCGTCGACCTCGACCTGCTCGCGACCCTGCCGCGGAACGAGATCGTCACGGGCTTCGCGGAGATCGTGAAGGCCGGGTTCATCGCGGTACCGGAGATCCTCGACATCATCGAGCGGGACGTCGCGCGCGTCACGGACCCCACGAGCGGCGAGTTCCGCCGCGTCGTGGAGCTGTCGATCGCGATGAAGGCCGAGGTCGTGGGGGAGGACTTCACGGAGAAGGGCCGCCGCGAGATCCTCAACTACGGGCACACGCTCGGCCACGCCATCGAGCACGCCGAGCGCTACCGCTGGCGGCACGGCGCGGCCGTCGCGGTCGGCATGGTGTTCGCGGCGGAGCTCTCGCGCCTCACGCGCTCGCTCTCGGACGAGGCGGTCGACCGGCACCGGCGGATCCTCGACTCGCTCGACCTGCCCACCAGCTACCCGGTCGGCCGCTGGCCCACGCTGGTCGCGAGCATGAAGCGCGACAAGAAGGCGCGCGGCGACATGATGCGCTTCATCGTCCTCGACGGCGTCGGCCGGGCCAGCGTGCTCAACGGGCCCGAGGAGGCGCTGCTGTTCGCGGCGTACCAGGAGATCGGCTCATGACCGACCCCGCGCATCCCGACGCGCCCGTCCGCCCCGTCGCGCTGATCACGGGCGTCGGCCGGGTCGCGGGTCTCGGCGCGGCCATCGCCGAGGACCTGGCCCTCGGCGGCTGGGACGTCGCCTTCTCCTACTGGTCCGCCTACGACGCGCGCATGCCCTGGGGTCCGCAGCCCGACGACCCCGCGCGGGTCGCCGAGGCCGTCGCGCGCGCCGGGGGCCGGGCGCACGCGATCGAGGCCGACCTGATGGACACGGGCGCGGCCGAGCGGATCCTCGACGAGGTCGAGCGCGAGCTCGGCCCGATCACGGGCCTCGTCCTCAGCCACGCCGAGTCGGTCGACAGCGGCCTCCTCGACACGACCGTGGAGGCCCTCGACCGGCACCTCGCCGTGAACGTGCGGGCGTCGCTCCAGCTCATCCAGGGCTTCGCCCGGCGGTACCGCGCGGAGCCCGGCGCGGGCCGCATCGTGGCCCTCACGAGCGACCACGTCGTCGGCAACGTGCCCTACGGCGCGAGCAAGGCGGCGCTCGACCGCATCGTCATCGCGGCCGCGCGCGAGCTCGAGCACGTGCGCGTGACCGCGAACCTCGTGGATCCCGGGCCCACCGACACCGGCTGGTTCACGCCCGAGCTGCGCGAGGGCCTCCGGCAGGCCACGCCCCGCGGCCGGCTCGCCGAGCCCCGCGACGCCGCCGCGCTCGTGTGCTTCCTGCTCTCCGCCGAGGGCGGCTGGATCAACGGCCAGCGCATCCGATCCGACGGCGGCCAGAGCGTCGGCTGACCCGCCCTAGGCTGGAGCGCATGTCACGCGTGCTCGTCCTCAACGGCCCCAACCTCGGACGGCTCGGCAGCCGCGAGCCCGACGTGTACGGCACCGGGTCGCTCGAGGACCTCCGCCGAGAGCTCGTCGCGTTCGCGCCCGACGGCGTCGAGATCGACCTGCGGCAGACCGACGACGAGGCGACCCTCATCGGCTGGTTGCACGAGGCCGTCGACACGGCGAGCCCCGTGATCATGAACCCCGCCGCCTTCACGCACTACTCGTACGCGCTCCGCGACGCCGCGGCGCTCGTGACGAAGGCCGGCATCCTCCTCCTCGAGGTGCACATCTCGAACCCCCATGCGCGCGAGGAGTTCCGGCACACGAGCGTCATCTCGCCCGTCGCCACGGGCGTCATCGCCGGGCTCGGGCAGGGCTCCTACCTCCTGGCCCTCGCGCACGTCGTGACCGCCACCCGTTAGGCTGATCCCTCGGATCGCCACGCCGCCCGCACCGGGCCGGCGCCCGGCACCCCGTGCGGCCGCACCGACGCCGCACCTCCCGCTCGTCGAACAGGCAAGGACCCTCCCCGCATGGCCTCTACCGCTGACATCAAGAACGGCGTCGTCCTCAACATGGACGGCCAGCTGTGGACCGTCATCGAGTTCCAGCACGTCAAGCCGGGCAAGGGTGGCGCGTTCGTGCGCACCAAGGTCAAGAACGTGATGAGCGGCAAGGTCGTCGACCGCACGTTCAACGCGGGCGCGAAGATCGAGACCGAGACGGTCGACCGCCGCGACTTCCAGTACCTCTACGCCGACGGCGAGAACTTCGTGTTCATGGACACGAGCGACTACGACCAGATCACGCTGTCGGCCGCCCAGGTCGGCGACGCGAAGAACTTCATGCTCGAGAACCAGGACGTCACCGTGGCGCTGCACAACGGCGAGGGGCTCTACGTCGAGCTGCCCGCCTCCGTCGTGCTCACCATCACGTACACGGAGCCGGGCCTGCAGGGCGACCGCTCGACGGGCGGCACCAAGCCCGCGACGGTCGAGACCGGGCACCAGATCCAGGTCCCGCTCTTCCTCGAGCAGGGCACGCGCGTCAAGGTGGACACCCGCACGGGCGACTACCTCGGCCGCGTCACCGACTGACCCGTGAGCGCACGCACCAAGGCGCGCAAGCGCGCCCTCGACGTCCTCTACGTCGCGGACATCCGCGGCGAGTCCATCCCCGCGACCCTCGCGGTCGAGCAGCAGCGCGCCGCGGCCGAGCCCGACCGGCAGGCCTCGTGGCAGTACGCGCGCGAGATCGCCGAGGGGTTCGTCGCGCACCAGGACGAGATCGACGAGCTCATCGAGACGTACTCGGTGAACTGGACGCTCGCCCGCATGCCCGCTGTCGACCGCGCGATCCTGCGCATCGGCATCTGGGAGATCCTCTTCAACGCCGACGTGCCCGACGGCGTCGCGATCTCGGAGAGCGTCGACCTCGCGTCGTCGCTGTCGACGGACGAGTCGGCGTCGTTCGTGAACGGCATGCTGGCACGGATCGCGGCGGCGCAGGGCTAGATCCGGCGTCGACGGCGTGCGAGCGCGCCTCGTCGCGCCTGGGGCGCACGTCCGCCGTGGGTGCCCGTGCGCCGCGGACTGGGGACGGGCACGCGGGTCGAGGCCGGGGATCTGCCATCCTCCTGCGGTGAGGAGGACCCCATGAGCCGTTCCATCCGCGCTACCGTCGTCGCGCTCATCGCCCTCGCGGGGGCGCTCGCCGCGCAGGCCGCCCCCGCATCCGCGCGGTCGTCGTCGACGTCCGACGCCGCGACGCCGTTCGCGGCGGTGCGCATCAACGAGATCGAGTCCACGGACGGGGACCCGGGCGACTGGGTCGAGCTCATCAACACCGGGAGCGTGCCCGTGGACATCGGCGGGTGCGTGCTGACCGACGACGACCCGACGCACCGCTACGTGCTGCCGTCCGGGACGGTGATCCCACCGGGCGGCTTCGTCGTCCTCGACCAGGCCTCGGACACGACCGCCGGCTTCGACTTCG from Clavibacter michiganensis subsp. insidiosus harbors:
- a CDS encoding shikimate dehydrogenase, whose amino-acid sequence is MADPRTPAVRLAVLGSPIAHSLSPRLHAAAYRVLGLDWSYEAVECTGADLGAFVAVLGSGWRGLSLTMPLKRDVLPLLDALDDTARLAGAANTLLLEEDGDGGTRRRGANTDVPGIVRAFGMAGVERCGRAVVLGAGSTARSAVVALARMGAREVVVAARRPAQGRELAPLADELGLALRAVPLDDAPGALRDADTVVSTLPGDAAATVPLPAAVPEATVLLDVTYAPWPTGIATGWERAGGRVVPGIDMLVQQALGQVRLFVAGDAELPLPDEERVLAAMLASVGRDPRRPWTGA
- a CDS encoding shikimate kinase codes for the protein MPVVLIGPPGAGKTTVGRRVAKALGVPFTDTDRAIVAAHGSIADIFREHGEPRFRELERSAVAAALAEDGVVSLGGGAVLDAATRADLASCGVVLLTVSEHAVRARIRGHDRPLVDGLDSWRRIVADREELYRSLADLTIDTSDRPLPRIAREIERFARERQP
- the aroC gene encoding chorismate synthase; amino-acid sequence: MLRWLTAGESHGPELIAVLEGLPAGVPVSLDGIRADLARRKLGYGRGARMAFEQDELRLSTGVVHGRTLGSPIAVRIGNTEWPKWVDVMSPEPVDPEKLQGARAAALTRPRPGHADLVGMQKYDFEEARPVLERASARETAARVALGAVARAFLAELGITLVSHTLAIGPVRVPEGAPLPTPADVDALDADPLRCFHAETSARMVAEVDDTKSSGDTVGGVVEVLAYDLPPGLGSHVHWDRRLDSKLAAALMGIQAIKGVEVGDGFLTTTRRGSEAHDELFSTDAGIGRSTDRAGGTEGGMSTGTVLRVRAGMKPIATVPRALRTIDTATGGAAPANHQRSDVCAVPAAGVVAEAMVALTLADAVLEKFGGDSVGETLRNLRGYLDAIPEGRRTGADLVDEADAAPPAPPEA
- the mltG gene encoding endolytic transglycosylase MltG, whose product is MLSSRGTESILTDTPETDPTRRATAAAGGGGDPFESLFGDQAADSPAPTHAAAPAPDPSPAPRGDGPGIGTGAPKTRRELRALREAAEAQAGTPAPDDAPRRTVADERPAARETAPLASAGAPRPASEERPRVEAAAASAARTTPTPLTPTRRTADDGRGAPPPRAAPVAPKPKRRHPKWPYVVVLLIALFGGAAVIATSLFGPVVTALLTPAEPTDYDGDGSGEVQVVVKTGDTGSTIGDTLAAQDVVKTSKAFYRAVVASGGEVVFQPGTYTLRKQMSAASALALLQDPSSQSQAMVTIPEGQTAAQAFELIAEGTGTPVADLEGAAADRAALGIPAEAPNIEGYLFPATYDFPPGTSATDMVKAMVSRTFQALDQAGVAPADRHRVLTLAALIQKEARFEGDFYKVSRVFQNRIAIGMPLQSDATVAYGANSVGRVTTTDAERADDNPWNTYVHPGLPVGPISNPGDLAIKAALAPADGPWLYFVTVNTITGDTVFSQTYEEHEKAVAQWQQFMKDNPGNG
- the efp gene encoding elongation factor P codes for the protein MASTADIKNGVVLNMDGQLWTVIEFQHVKPGKGGAFVRTKVKNVMSGKVVDRTFNAGAKIETETVDRRDFQYLYADGENFVFMDTSDYDQITLSAAQVGDAKNFMLENQDVTVALHNGEGLYVELPASVVLTITYTEPGLQGDRSTGGTKPATVETGHQIQVPLFLEQGTRVKVDTRTGDYLGRVTD
- the aroB gene encoding 3-dehydroquinate synthase; its protein translation is MTEPTPTETARTAAAATPPAAEPDAPTVIHVSGTPGYDVTVGRGLVQGVGALLGPRVRKVLIVHAPALAEEASRLRERLQGDVEVYLAEVPDAEGAKRVEVAAFCWKIMGTTDFTRSDAVITLGGGATTDLGGFVAATWLRGVMLIQIPTTVLAMVDAAVGGKTGINTSEGKNLVGAFYAPTAVIVDLDLLATLPRNEIVTGFAEIVKAGFIAVPEILDIIERDVARVTDPTSGEFRRVVELSIAMKAEVVGEDFTEKGRREILNYGHTLGHAIEHAERYRWRHGAAVAVGMVFAAELSRLTRSLSDEAVDRHRRILDSLDLPTSYPVGRWPTLVASMKRDKKARGDMMRFIVLDGVGRASVLNGPEEALLFAAYQEIGS
- a CDS encoding SDR family oxidoreductase, producing the protein MTDPAHPDAPVRPVALITGVGRVAGLGAAIAEDLALGGWDVAFSYWSAYDARMPWGPQPDDPARVAEAVARAGGRAHAIEADLMDTGAAERILDEVERELGPITGLVLSHAESVDSGLLDTTVEALDRHLAVNVRASLQLIQGFARRYRAEPGAGRIVALTSDHVVGNVPYGASKAALDRIVIAAARELEHVRVTANLVDPGPTDTGWFTPELREGLRQATPRGRLAEPRDAAALVCFLLSAEGGWINGQRIRSDGGQSVG
- a CDS encoding type II 3-dehydroquinate dehydratase; this translates as MSRVLVLNGPNLGRLGSREPDVYGTGSLEDLRRELVAFAPDGVEIDLRQTDDEATLIGWLHEAVDTASPVIMNPAAFTHYSYALRDAAALVTKAGILLLEVHISNPHAREEFRHTSVISPVATGVIAGLGQGSYLLALAHVVTATR
- the nusB gene encoding transcription antitermination factor NusB, yielding MSARTKARKRALDVLYVADIRGESIPATLAVEQQRAAAEPDRQASWQYAREIAEGFVAHQDEIDELIETYSVNWTLARMPAVDRAILRIGIWEILFNADVPDGVAISESVDLASSLSTDESASFVNGMLARIAAAQG